CTTCTCACCCCACAGCTATTTTTTCGCGGTTTTCATCAGATCCTAAGCTACTTTCCCTCAACATTTCCCTTCACATTCACTTCATCACTCTTCACACTTGCATATTCCTTGCTTCTTCACTCGGCTATTCTTTCTCACCTCCCATGGAGGCGATGCACATCACTCCCTCGAGATATCTCGCCGCAAAATTGGTTCACAACAGTGGCATCAACTGTTTTAGGCAGCTGGGATTTGCTTCATTTTCGTCCGGGAAGAGAAAAGATCGTTCCTTTTGTATCAGAGCGAGATCCAATAAGGAAGAGGGTGAGTTTGTGAGAAGGGGCAGCGGGAATGCCAAGAATCAGGAGACGAAGGAGGGAGTTTTGGTGGGAGATGAGAGTGATGAGATTGGCTCTGTTGTTGGCTTTCGCTTCATTCATAATTCTGGTAACCGTTCTTGTTTTTTCATTGCTGCGTTACACAGTTATACTTcgtgtgtttgttttttttgaattttgcatAATTGTGTTAGATTTTGTAGAAGAGTATGTAGCTATCTGTATGGTTATGATTTGATATATTGTTCCTTATGTCCTCACTCTTACAAATGTCACTGTAGTTTTCTGTCTAATGTTGATGTAATGACTGTAATCTCTCTATCTGTGCTGCTGGGGTTGTGCATAATATAGTGTATTTGCATTAGTGAATTTAGTTATGATAGAGCAATGAGCTCATATAGTTGTTAAGATTAGAGGAAAAGTTGAGGGCTTTCTCAAGTTTTCGTTGATGGACTACAATTAGGTGCACATGGGCGAGAAAAGCTCCTGTTTAGTGGACCGAGAGCTCGTTTCCGGGATATTATGGTTctgttttaatataaaatgagtCAAATGTTATGATTACAGTTTCATGTTTctcaaaaacagaaaaaaagagtgattCCGTAGCTTGGATATATGTATCGTTCTGCTTTTGGCTTTCCAGTGGAAAAAAGATTACAGTTTATGTTGTAGTATTTGGATGCTTGCTGTTGATTCACCTTGATAAAGCATTGTTCCTGAGTGATTCCAAGAACTATGATATGTTGCGGtgatgtttgatatattcacTTACTGTGAACGATGATCAAGAAGATAATGGAACGATCTTACTCCATTTTGTCTcttctctagatagtagtatgaacttattttgtcattatgAAGATTGTGAGATATAGTGATTTTTGTTGCTGTTATATGAGTTATGGTTATttgttttagaaaatttgTTGTGTTGGGGTATTTTGGATGAAACTTTTAGGTGAAATATTACAGTAGTTCAAGTACTATCTGACTATAATTATGTCTAATTTCAGTAAGCAGCGATGACAGAGTCTCGGAAACTCAAGAAGATGAAGCAGAGAATCTGTCTGAAGAAACCAAAAGTAGTGATACAACTTCCCCCCGCACAACCTACAATGTGGTTTTTGTAACTTCTGAAGCAGCCCCTTATTCGAAAACCGGAGGCTTGGGAGATGTCTGTGGCTCCTTACCAATAGCATTGGCTGCACGAGGTCACCGTGTAATGGTTGTATCACCAAGATATATGGATGGAGGTTTATCAGATCAAAAATTTGCCAATGCCGTTGATACTGAAAGGCCGACCAAGATCCATTGCTTTGGTGGTGTACAGGAGGTTGGATTATTCCATGAATACAGGGCTGGAGTTGATTGGGTAAGAAGATCCATCTACATTTATCGAGTCATATGTATAGATAACCGAGTAAAAtgtcctttttcctttaattGTGGAATAGTAGAAAGTTACATCTACttgttttgttatattttttcatatttaggtCTTTGTAGACCACCCCTCATACCACCGACCTGGAACTCCATATGGCGATGGTTTTGGTGCGTTTGGTGATAATCAGGTAAATGGTTGATCGTACAGAATcgacatatatatatatatatattaatgataTAGATATGTACTCAAAGTAATTGATGAATCTTTGCAAGTTATTATGATCAGTCacttttttgataatttataacCTTTTTTGTGAACAGTTCCGGTTCACTTTACTTTGTCACGCAGCTTGTGAAGCTCCCTTAGTGCTGCCGCTGGGAGGTTACACATATGGAGATAAATGTCTATTTATAGCAAACGACTGGCATGCCGGCCTAGTTCCTGTGTACGTGACTTTACAATTTACATCCTCTCTTTTGTGAACGATTCCCGGTTCTTTATTAATgtcttatatatattttaggCCGTATATGTGTTCCTGcaatgatttttcttttacaaTATGTTTAGCACCCATATAAACTCACAAACCATTAGATCAATGATGTAAATAGTGATTTCCGTTTGTTCAATGATTTTAGGCTCTTAGCCGCAAAATATCGTCCACACGGTGTATACAAGGATGCGCGGAGTATAATTGTGATACATAATCTAGCACATCAGGTGAGTTCTGTTTCATTTCAGTTTAGTAGGCTCTAATGCATTTTTACTTTCTAGTTCTTTTTCGCATACTGTAGAATTTGATTTGCTGAAGAACTGTGGTAATGTGTAAATGACTTTGATTATCATAGTGAAGTAGTAACGACACACAAACTATTCCGTTGTACAGGGTGTGGAACCAGCAGTCACGTATAAGAATTTCGGATTGCCTCCTGGGTGGTACAAGGCGTTGGAATGGGTGTTCCCAACTTGGGCGAGGACACATGCTCTCGACCCTGGTGAAGCAGTCAATGTTCTGAAATCTGCTATAGTCACTGCTGACAGAATAGTGACAGTAAGCCAGGTAATATTATGTTACAAATCACGTTATATCGATCTTATTAGGATCAGTAAGGACTCAGTAGGCTATCAGATTATCAATTTTCTTCGCTTACCAGATATCTTCATGGTTTTCAGCATTTGAATATGTGGCTATGTGAGTTGACCATAAACAAGTCCTCAACTTTCACTGCCTAATTGTCACATTTTCTTACTCTCTTTCGGTTTTCCATGTAGGGTTACGCCTGGGAAATAACCACCCCTGACGGTGGATATGGGTTACAAGAGCTATTAAGCAGTCGGAAATCAGTTTTGACAGGTATGTTGTGTCGACTGTCCGATTAAAGAACATGTAAATTTTGGCTAATCACTCCATATTTTTTCCCTCTTATCATGTTtctaataaaagaaatgagattAAAAGACTAGTCCTCGTCAACGAATCATGTTGGTTCTGCTTACAAATAACATGCGACCGTGCAGGAATCACAAACGGAGTTGACACCGAAGAATGGAATCCATCTACTGATCCACAtcttccttctctctactCGATTGACAATCTCTCTGGAAAGGTTGCGAAactccaaatttttttaatataagtCCAGCACGAGTTAGCTAGTACTGATCCTCTAAATTCTGCTACTGTTCATTCCAGGCTGAGTGTAAAGCTGCGCTGCAAGCAGAACTAGGTCTTCCAGTTCGACCCGATTGTCCTATGGTGAGATTGAGAACATAGTTCTCCTATGTTTTAGTTTACTTAGCCTCGCGTTTTCTCAAAGTTGACGTCTCTCCACAGATTGGGTTTATCGGGAGACTTGACTATCAGAAAGGCGTTGACATTCTTCTTTCAGCCGCCCCACATGTTATGTATGATGATGTCCAATTTGTAAGACTGCTCTTCGTCCGTGTTCAACTAATAACTTCCGCCTtttttgaagattttagtGAGAAGTATCTACTAATCGTCGTACATGTTTAACATTTCAGGTAATGCTCGGATCCGGAGAGAAGCAATACGAAGACTGGATGAGGCAACTAGAATCCACTTATAAGGACAAGTATCGGGGCTGGGTTGGGTTCAACGTCCCGATCTCGCATAGGATTACAGCAGGGTAATTTGATGATCGGTCTAACTAATTTCCCTATGTGAGTATTTATTTGCTGATATGAGTAGAGTTTTTTGCAGCTGTGACATACTCGTGATGCCTTCGAGATTCGAGCCGTGTGGGCTGAACCAGCTGTATGCAATGAGATACGCCACTGTTCCCGTTGTCCACAGCACTGGAGGGCTAAGAGTGAGATCACCTACCTTGATCTACAATCTTTTTTTCCAgtttatgaataaattgttttaacaTGTCATGTTTCAATTCACCAGGACACGGTCCAAAATTTCGACCCATATGCGAAGGAAGGTGCGGGTGAAGGTACTGGGTATGTGTCACTTCCTTCGACATTTTCCGACCAAGATTTTCTTGTTTACTTAACAAGACCCAAAATGGATTTGGGCCATTATAAATGTAACGATCCGAAACAGATTTTGAGCCACATCTTAAATGAGACGGAAGGATTATACTATATTCGttttaatgtttgaattttcttcACTTCTATGTTTGAAATGTCACAGATGGGCGTTTTCTCCTCTAACGAAAGACAGCTTACTGACGGTAAGTCTATCTCGTGATCATATATGATTCATCGTTCTGATATCGTACGATTTCTCATTTGTCGCTTTGTCTCCCAGGCGCTACAAAGAGCAGTTTTGACGTGCAGAGAGCACAAAACGTCGTGGGAGGGACTAATGAAGCGCGGGATGGAGAAGAACACATCGTGGGACAATGCTGCAGGTCAGTACGAGCAAGTCTTCGACTGGGCCTTCATTGATCCTCCTTACGCTGGCTGAGTTTGCACGAACACGAAAATGGTGCTCGCTCGTTCTTTCTAGTGTTTCGTCTTGATGTCGGGTTTGTGACACGTGTTAGTATTCGTGCTGGTGTTTTCGTGCAACTAATCCGCTCGATTAGTCAATGCCTGATGGTTTAGTTCTGGTTGTAGAAATGCAGATGGATTAGCAAAAGAAGATTGGCAATAAGATGAGAAGTAACAAAAGAGAACTACTACTATACTTCATAATTTCCGTTGATATTCATCAATATTTTGGTGGTTTCTGCTCTTCTACACAAATTTGAAAGTCATAGAACAAGTATAAGaactaaatattactcctattataaaatttgtgtattaaaacTTGTCTTTaataaatgagactatttttgtagatgaaactattttttgtggtaCTTATAGCTATCAATTTTGAGGGAAAAATCAGTAAAATATACGCTTCTATATTATCCTGGTTTTGACAgtcaaactttatttatatttcttcatcGTAAATTTGTAGATAACCTATTTTTCAGGTCctagattaaaaaattgattaacaTTTGCAAACTCAATTATAAGGACGTCGTGATATCATactacaaaattcaaattttctcagacttttgcaattttatttgcgaaattagaataaatattgattattattaggaaaaataaataaagaaataaatgttgAATCTCTATGCAATTGGCCTCCAAAAGGGGGAGAGAATCGAGAGATTCTGGTTTTGGCCGGTGGAAAAGATCTCCTTTTTCCACTTTTCCGACGACTCAAGCCACCTCCCTCAACCCTAAATCCTCCCCCAATTTGAATTCACCCTCCTcaatttcccccaatttcGACCAGGACTTGGATCCGGATTCATTTTTCGCCACCGGCGAAACGAGAATTCCGACAAAAgggaattagggttttgatctcgAATCCCCCCTTTTTCCGCAGCTATGAATTCGGATCCAAGTCTGATCCACTACTGCTGCATTGCGAAATCAACCACCATATTAGCCGAATTCAACTCCAAGGACGCCGAGCTCGGCGCGATCGCGGCGAAATGCCTCGAGAAAACGCCGCCGCTCCACGCCACCTTCAGCCACACCGTCCGATCGCAGACATTCGCCTTCATGATCGACGATCCGTTCGCCTATTTCCTGATCTCCGacgagaaattgaagaaatccGAGGGTTTGACGTTTCTGGGGAGCGTGAGGGATGCTTTCGTTAAGGATTTCAACGGTGTTAGCAAGCTGGAGAGGCTGAGTTCCCATTGCTTCCAGGGCGAATTCAGCCCTGTTTTCCGGCAGCTGATTGGCCCGGCGTTGTATCACATGGATGGAATTGAGTCCCCAAAAGGGCAGAGAATGGGGGAAAATGGGAGCTTTCAATACGGGTCGGGTCCAATTCGCGGAAGGAGCAGGCTCAGTGTGGAAAATGGGTCGAGcaagatgaagaagaatgcATTGCTTGAGGAATTCAAGATGGATGGGAGAAGAAATGGGGAGAGAGAGGTTGATGACAGCAGTGGCAACGCCACCCCCCTTTGTCCGAGCCCCGGGTTCAGTTCGACCTCGCATAAGAACAGAGGGCTCTATTCTGGGGAACTGAATTGCCAGCAAAAGGCTAAGAAGGTTTGGAAGAAGCAAGTTTGGGTGATTCTTTCGCTCGATTTGATCGCTTGTGCAATCTTGTTTGTTGTATGGCTGTGGGTTTGCAGGGGCCTGAAATGCATGGAGAGCTGAAATAGCTTTGGTTTGATTACATTTGGGTGATTTCTTATACTTGGTGATATATAATATGTTGGTTGAGTTTCTTTGTTGAAATGAAAAGCATCCATTTCCTGTTATAATGCAGGACTGGTATCCCTTGTGTATTTGATGTGATTATTGTGCTTCAAACTTGTGTATACAAACTCGTTTTAATAGGATTCCCAGCCTGTTTATGGAGGTTTTTGATGATGGAGTGGATTGAACGCCTGGTAAGTTGCTGGGCTCTATTGCTTTGTCAGTGGTGGGGCGAATCTTGGCCTTGTGTTTGATCTGCTGCGTTGTTTTGCTCGGTTTGGTTGTGGCTGTCAGATGAAACACCAACTGAGTTGCAGGATCTGAATTGTATTTGTGCTTTTTGAGTCTTGTATAAATCGAGTTTTTCTTCTTGTTGGTTGTTGTCACGCAATATGTTTTTGGATCCCGTGTTCCTGTTTCTGGTTCGCGTTGATCTTGTTTCTGTATCGCATCACAACTTTCAAGTATAAACGCGACTGGTAATTTGTCATTGCTTGATCTTTTTGGATCCTCTGTTTCTCACCTGTGCCGTTTTGTTCAGCAATTGTAACTTATTTTGGAGAGGGAGTGTTTGAGCTTTTCAAGTTCATTGAATCGAGCTTTACAATCTTTACTGGGAACAAAATAAACCGAGTAGAAACTTGGGAACAGAATCGAGAAACGACAAAACAACGAAACGAAACGTCCAAAGTAAATCTAGATTTAAACTGGAATTGGAATGCAAAAGGGCATAGCTGTAACAGTTTATCACGACGTACAGAAAATTTTTACCAAATCGAGTTTAACCAGCTATATGTCACCGTCGGTCGAAGTTTCTCCTACTCTCTATACTCATAAGTTACAGCCACTATACAGCACAATAATacagtaataataattaaacaaaactaaaacttGGACAATAAATTGTACTCCAGAGATTGCACAGATGCAGGGCAATGGGCATTAAAATCAACCGCATGGAGTGAGCTTCTTATTGCCTGCTCCGCGAGGGTTGTCGTCCTTCCAGTCATCCCACGCCCTAGCCTTATCTTGGGCAGCATCATCATCCTCGTCATCATCATCCTCGCTTGGCCTCTGTAGCAGCTTGTTATCCGTGTGCCATGACGTGTTAGCTTCTTCAATGATCTTCTTGGTATCTTCTTGCCACTTATTCATAATCTCCATCTCCTTCAACCCAGCTTCCTCTATGCTCATGGTTGGTAATCTggcaattaaataaatttcagaGACCTTCAAGCAATCACAGCAGATTTTTCATCCTTTTGCTTGTCAGTTCAGTTTTATGATTTACTAAAGTACCTGTAGTGAGGCTGGAAAACTTTAGCTGCGATTCTCTCCCTTTCACTTGTTGGGTTTTTGGCCACAAGGCTTGCAGGTCCAAATAGCATTGGCTGATGTTTGTGTTCATGAGCCTGTGAAACTGCCGCTCTACCCTCTATCACATCTTGAGCAAAAGTAGCACATGTGATTGGAGTTGCAGGTTTTGTAAATCGAGACCTTGTTGCTGCATCACGATGCCAGGCTTCTGCTCTTTCAGCACGTTCATCGAGAATGGACTGTGCAAGCTCATTATTCCCTTCCTGCGGAAGATGTAACCACAAAAGATAAGTTGCattcaaatgttgcatatgcTACACAACTCATAGTATACACTAAGCTGCATGTCACGTTTAAATATTTGGTGAAGTGATTGAGCTGACTAAATAGGCATAATTCAATAACCTATTGCATGGAACatgtgtatgtatatatgtcGCAACACACTATTCCAGCATTCCTGAGATCTAAATAATAACCACAATTTCTCAAATCTAAAGTAGCTCCACTTCACAAGTTGATACCTTTGACTGTCTTTCCCTAACAGCAAGGAGCATCTCTTCCTCTTGCTTCAACATTTCCAGTAGATCAAATGCCTGTGATATACAAATACCTGGTTATTAACACAGGTGTAAATGGGGAAATTTAAGTCCACACACAGAACTGGTGTATACTCAAGATGCTGGAATTCCAGACTAACCTTACAGAGTGCCAAGGAGATGGTGGTCAGCCATGCCTGAGGAGAATATCACTATATCAGGAAATTAGATAATTGAAACAGAATAAAGGTAAAAGCAGAGACCGGAAATACATCAATAATGCCTACAACCCTTGATATTTAGCATCCctaacattatttaattagaacTTTGTACTTCACCAAAAATAATGCAGAACTCATGAGATAACTGACCTCCCTCTCCTCCTccccatcatcatcatcaaaatcCTCTTCCTCGGACACAACAGGAGTAGATAACGCAGATGCCCTAGTTGAACGCCCACGCCGTTCCTTCCGCTCCCttatttcaatcaattttgacTCAGCAGCTTTCTGACGTTTGAAACGTGCAATCTGAGTGCCAAATACAGTTAGATACACCACACTACTGCTAGAGACATTTCCAAAAGGCATTTTgttaaaacaagaaaacagtagtagaaaataaaaaaaatactccagctataaaataatgaatcatAGACAGTAAAGGGCAACATAGATAATATCTAAACCTACCTTTTGGGCTCTCCTATCAGCAAATGTTTTACCAGTAGCTTGCGCAAGTGATTCTAGTTCTTCTTTTGGTACAAGTTCCATTGCCtcacaaaaagagaaaaattccTGATAGCAATGGAAAGCCAAATCCAACATCATTACAACATGAATAACTTCACCAAGCCTATAATTAGACAGAACAAAAACCAGAAACACAGCACATAAAAGATCATTTGTTGTAATCCCACAAGAAATGAGTACCTTCAGCTTGGCCTGTGAAACATTTAGAATTTCAATCCTATCTTCCTCAGAAATTTTCTCAGTTAGCTCACCAAGATAATATGGAACCTGTATGAAAAAAATCAccaattagtactatattttccTCGACAAACCTAACCCAACAGAACAAAGATTCAAGCATTCTATAGCGGAGCAAACTATAGAGCAAACATAAAgtaatgatttttataaatttagctTTCTAAATATCTACTGAAAACTGCTTTACAACAATTGCAATCAGTCTTTCGAggtgaaacaaattaaacaagaGATTACCATTACAGAAATAGACTATACTACCGCATACAATCCATGCTTTCAGGTAGTTACCAACCATAATATGATTCTGACATTTTGGGCATCAATTAACAATACAATTAGCAAAATCACTAATCAAATACCACTTACGAGAATATATTTGAGGTTTGCGGTACTGATATCATCTTTCGTCTCATTAAGCGAAAACAACCCTAATTTCCCAATCATTTCCTCGCATTTCCTCAACAATTCGCAGCCTTTCTTCACCGTATCCTAATCACAGGATTTGACACAATAAGCTCATCTAGCTCGAGATCCAAAGATGTGAATTAATCATACAGAAACACCAATTCCACGGAAACCTGATCGACGGAAGAATCGGAGGCGGCTTGGTGGATTTTCCGAGCCTGCTCGAAAATACGGGGAAGAGACAATTCGTCCATGTTTAATTCCCCCATACCTGCACAATTTGAAAACCctagaaattgaaattgagctAAATCAAAAAATCTAGAAGGCGCTTACGGAAATGGTTGTTCAGAGCAACTGAAATAGTAATCCTTCACCACCGGCGTATGTTAGCATCTAGCGACGAGGTAATTCTAGAAACTATAAGTTGAGTAtgattttaattctttttgtaAATGCCCACTAAGCCAGGCCCAAtagtatttctattttctcaaATGTTTAGCTACACATTTATTCTAGTGACGACTCGAATTTACGTTTTACCGGACTGAGCTGCAATTCATCGTTCTAATAATTATACTTTTACCTAACATGTGAATGTAACgcacaaaacacacacaaaagcAGACCTGAATTTTCCCTCGTGTAGCCGCCTCTTTGCAACGCAGCTCACGGGCGTCTCGTATCGATGGAACGGGTTTGTAACACCGTGTTGCTGATGCCCTGCTTGTCCATAAAGCAGGCCCAATTGTGTTTCTGCTTAGACCATTTATTCTGATCAAAAGACCCATTTCCCTTGGCCCATTTGAGGCccattttaaactttttatttttgagggGATCTATTTTAAATGGCTTTGAATGGTATATTTGAATGGCTTTGATGCATGTGAACATAAACAAATTATAGGATAAGAAAGCCTTTGAGAATCTTTAATTAAGGACTCTCTTAAGCTAAATTTATTACCTTTCGGATAAAtgtgaaccgagactcctattcgcggacggactaaaatgaaaaacaggactcctatttataagtacggagggagtaatttttaaaatggcATATGAACACATTGAACTACactttattgtaatttttaaaatggcATATGAACACATTGAActacactttattttatgcatGGGTTTTGCTGTAAAAGCAATGTAATGGTGGGATCCCAACTTTGTCAGCCAAACCCAGATTCCAAGGGCAGATCTtgcattaaattaataattatttcccTTAAGTTTACTGATtccaaattattaaatattcaatggGCCAATAATATTCTAGATTTGTATAATCAAAAGGGGACACTTCAAAAGGCTGTAATCAAAAGTTTCACAATCACATAACacactttatttctttaaaagaATAATGCTTTGAAATCTTGGttcgaaaataaattttagtatgtCGCATTTGGTCCAATGATATCGACTTGAGAGTTGCCTCCACAAATAACAACTCTGACCATTaataaaatgtatataaaaaatcaattaatatgtATATTCATAGTATATTTCACTAAATACAACATGAAACAGTTTCATGGGTGACCTACTATTGGGCTTggtcttctctctctcatcatcATAATGATATTGGATATGATCAACATATCTTGATTTTggtcttcatcaaaattaaatgcacCTAACAAATCTCAACATCGATGGGGCAGAGCTCAACCCCTCTAAATGTCTAGGGCACATGGTCAGTTATGTGATTGTGGTACCAAAAATTGACCTccaaattttttaacattttttttactagtaATGTATAATGAATCATGAAACTCATTTTATTAGTCGTTTGAGATGGATGAAAATGAGGACGAATG
The genomic region above belongs to Salvia hispanica cultivar TCC Black 2014 chromosome 3, UniMelb_Shisp_WGS_1.0, whole genome shotgun sequence and contains:
- the LOC125216603 gene encoding phytolongin Phyl2.2-like; translated protein: MNSDPSLIHYCCIAKSTTILAEFNSKDAELGAIAAKCLEKTPPLHATFSHTVRSQTFAFMIDDPFAYFLISDEKLKKSEGLTFLGSVRDAFVKDFNGVSKLERLSSHCFQGEFSPVFRQLIGPALYHMDGIESPKGQRMGENGSFQYGSGPIRGRSRLSVENGSSKMKKNALLEEFKMDGRRNGEREVDDSSGNATPLCPSPGFSSTSHKNRGLYSGELNCQQKAKKVWKKQVWVILSLDLIACAILFVVWLWVCRGLKCMES
- the LOC125216332 gene encoding soluble starch synthase 1, chloroplastic/amyloplastic-like, encoding MEAMHITPSRYLAAKLVHNSGINCFRQLGFASFSSGKRKDRSFCIRARSNKEEGEFVRRGSGNAKNQETKEGVLVGDESDEIGSVVGFRFIHNSVSSDDRVSETQEDEAENLSEETKSSDTTSPRTTYNVVFVTSEAAPYSKTGGLGDVCGSLPIALAARGHRVMVVSPRYMDGGLSDQKFANAVDTERPTKIHCFGGVQEVGLFHEYRAGVDWVFVDHPSYHRPGTPYGDGFGAFGDNQFRFTLLCHAACEAPLVLPLGGYTYGDKCLFIANDWHAGLVPVLLAAKYRPHGVYKDARSIIVIHNLAHQGVEPAVTYKNFGLPPGWYKALEWVFPTWARTHALDPGEAVNVLKSAIVTADRIVTVSQGYAWEITTPDGGYGLQELLSSRKSVLTGITNGVDTEEWNPSTDPHLPSLYSIDNLSGKAECKAALQAELGLPVRPDCPMIGFIGRLDYQKGVDILLSAAPHVMYDDVQFVMLGSGEKQYEDWMRQLESTYKDKYRGWVGFNVPISHRITAGCDILVMPSRFEPCGLNQLYAMRYATVPVVHSTGGLRDTVQNFDPYAKEGAGEGTGWAFSPLTKDSLLTALQRAVLTCREHKTSWEGLMKRGMEKNTSWDNAAGQYEQVFDWAFIDPPYAG
- the LOC125217022 gene encoding PP2A regulatory subunit TAP46-like, encoding MGELNMDELSLPRIFEQARKIHQAASDSSVDQDTVKKGCELLRKCEEMIGKLGLFSLNETKDDISTANLKYILVPYYLGELTEKISEEDRIEILNVSQAKLKEFFSFCEAMELVPKEELESLAQATGKTFADRRAQKIARFKRQKAAESKLIEIRERKERRGRSTRASALSTPVVSEEEDFDDDDGEEEREAWLTTISLALCKAFDLLEMLKQEEEMLLAVRERQSKEGNNELAQSILDERAERAEAWHRDAATRSRFTKPATPITCATFAQDVIEGRAAVSQAHEHKHQPMLFGPASLVAKNPTSERERIAAKVFQPHYRLPTMSIEEAGLKEMEIMNKWQEDTKKIIEEANTSWHTDNKLLQRPSEDDDDEDDDAAQDKARAWDDWKDDNPRGAGNKKLTPCG